The Verrucomicrobiia bacterium genome has a window encoding:
- the ftsH gene encoding ATP-dependent zinc metalloprotease FtsH — MAEFKKIPENPRPGDLTPKKGKDPERKRLAALFFIPLVFFLVLQLFVQNMDVQQMSYSEFFSMLRQNPQSGEIVSAEMIEGIVRGKLKNGSFFQVHIPANDPELIPMLRANVPSFVVNPPQVFWRNLVYSVAPVILLIGFFWFFVYRGVQQGGGRLFSFGKSRAKLSNAEKARITFADVAGVEEAKEELSEIIEFLKDPQRFQRLGGRIPKGVLLMGPPGTGKTLLAKAVAGEAEVPFYSISGSDFVEMFVGVGAARVRDLFEQGKQAAKKSGRGAIIFIDEIDAVGRQRFAGIGGGHDEREQTLNALLVEMDGFDTHSGVIILASTNRPDVLDPALLRPGRFDRQVVIERPDIKGREEILKVHVRNVKLDTNANLGVLARQTAGFSGADLANLVNEAALLAARRKKDAVGQMELEESIERVMVGPERKSRVISKREKEVKAVHESGHALVALMLPNSDPVHKISIIPRGYGVGGYTLQMPLEDRSLITKSELRHRITVLLGGRVAEEIYFSEITSGAQDDLQKATQFAHMMVCELGMSKKMGNLTFGKRDHQVFLGRDLMHERDYSEQTAIMIDEEVRRIVDEAYKEAHTILTTNRDKLNNLSLRLLEKEVLEEEEIRQIAGLNGKAGASEDRPLPNPVVPPVDPFH; from the coding sequence ATGGCTGAATTTAAGAAAATTCCGGAGAATCCCAGACCCGGCGACCTCACCCCCAAAAAGGGCAAGGATCCGGAAAGGAAGCGTCTGGCCGCGCTTTTTTTCATCCCGCTTGTCTTTTTCCTCGTGCTGCAGCTCTTTGTCCAGAACATGGACGTCCAGCAAATGTCCTATTCCGAATTCTTCAGCATGCTCCGCCAGAATCCGCAGAGCGGCGAGATCGTGTCCGCGGAAATGATCGAAGGCATCGTGCGCGGCAAGCTGAAAAACGGCAGCTTTTTTCAGGTGCACATTCCCGCCAACGATCCTGAGCTCATCCCCATGCTGCGTGCCAACGTGCCGAGCTTCGTAGTCAATCCGCCGCAGGTCTTCTGGAGAAACCTCGTTTATTCCGTGGCGCCGGTCATTCTGCTGATCGGATTCTTCTGGTTCTTCGTCTACCGGGGCGTGCAGCAGGGAGGGGGGCGGCTTTTTTCATTCGGGAAGTCACGCGCAAAATTATCCAACGCCGAAAAGGCGCGCATCACCTTTGCGGACGTGGCAGGCGTGGAGGAGGCCAAAGAAGAGCTCAGTGAAATTATCGAATTCCTGAAAGACCCCCAGCGATTCCAACGGCTCGGCGGGCGCATTCCCAAAGGCGTGCTGCTTATGGGGCCTCCGGGAACCGGCAAGACGCTGCTCGCGAAAGCCGTCGCAGGCGAGGCTGAAGTTCCGTTTTACTCCATCAGCGGTTCGGACTTCGTGGAAATGTTCGTGGGTGTGGGCGCGGCGCGCGTGCGCGATCTTTTCGAACAGGGCAAGCAGGCCGCCAAGAAAAGCGGGCGCGGCGCGATCATCTTCATCGACGAAATAGACGCGGTGGGCCGCCAGCGTTTCGCGGGCATCGGCGGCGGACACGACGAACGCGAGCAGACGCTGAACGCGCTGCTCGTGGAAATGGACGGTTTTGACACGCACAGCGGCGTCATCATCCTGGCTTCGACCAACCGTCCCGACGTGCTGGATCCCGCGCTGCTCAGGCCCGGCCGCTTCGACCGCCAGGTTGTGATCGAAAGGCCGGATATCAAAGGCCGAGAGGAAATTTTGAAAGTCCACGTGCGCAATGTCAAGCTGGACACGAACGCGAATTTGGGCGTGCTGGCGCGCCAGACCGCGGGTTTTTCCGGCGCCGATCTCGCGAACCTCGTCAATGAGGCGGCGCTTCTTGCCGCGCGGCGCAAAAAAGATGCCGTGGGCCAGATGGAACTCGAAGAATCGATCGAGCGCGTGATGGTGGGGCCGGAAAGAAAAAGCCGCGTGATTTCCAAGCGCGAAAAGGAAGTGAAGGCCGTGCACGAATCCGGGCACGCGCTGGTGGCGCTCATGCTGCCGAATTCCGATCCCGTGCACAAGATCTCGATCATTCCCCGCGGCTACGGCGTGGGCGGCTACACGCTGCAGATGCCGCTGGAAGACCGGAGCCTGATCACGAAAAGCGAATTGCGCCATCGCATCACGGTGCTCCTCGGCGGCCGCGTCGCCGAAGAAATTTATTTCAGCGAAATCACCTCCGGCGCGCAGGATGACCTGCAAAAGGCCACGCAGTTCGCGCACATGATGGTCTGCGAACTCGGCATGAGCAAAAAAATGGGGAACCTCACGTTCGGCAAGCGCGACCATCAGGTGTTCCTCGGCCGCGATCTGATGCACGAGCGCGACTATTCCGAGCAGACGGCGATCATGATCGACGAGGAAGTCCGGCGCATTGTCGACGAAGCCTACAAGGAAGCGCACACGATCCTGACCACGAATCGCGACAAGCTGAACAATCTGTCGCTTCGCCTTTTGGAAAAAGAAGTCCTTGAAGAGGAAGAGATCCGGCAGATCGCGGGACTCAACGGCAAGGCCGGCGCGTCCGAGGACCGGCCGCTTCCGAATCCCGTGGTGCCTCCGGTCGATCCGTTTCATTAA